Proteins encoded by one window of Juglans regia cultivar Chandler chromosome 15, Walnut 2.0, whole genome shotgun sequence:
- the LOC108993253 gene encoding mitogen-activated protein kinase kinase 9-like — protein sequence MAVVRDRRHLNLRLPISELSDHRPRFPLPLPPNTITNTATSSAISVSDLEKLQVLGHGNGGTVYKVRHKRTHDVYALKVVHADSDPTLRRQVFREMEILRRTDSPHVVRCHSIFEKPCGDIAILMEYMNLGSLDSLLKTHGTFSEPKLADVARQVLDGLNYLHGHKIIHRDLKPSNLLVNDAMEVKIADFGVSKIMCRTLDACNSYVGTCAYMSPERFDPDTYGGNYNGYAGDIWSLGLTLLELYLGHFPFLPPGQRPDWAALMCAICFGEPPSLPEQASEEFRSFVQCCLQKESSKRWTAAQLLTHPFVCKDQR from the coding sequence ATGGCTGTAGTTCGAGATCGTCGCCATCTCAATCTTCGCCTCCCCATATCTGAGCTCTCTGACCACCGCCCTCGATTCCCTTTACCCCTTCCTCCCAATACTATCACCAATACTGCCACCTCTTCTGCCATCTCCGTCTCCGACCTCGAAAAGCTTCAAGTCCTTGGCCATGGCAATGGTGGCACCGTCTACAAGGTCCGCCACAAGCGCACCCATGATGTCTACGCCCTCAAGGTCGTTCACGCGGACTCGGACCCCACCCTCCGCCGACAGGTTTTTCGGGAGATGGAAATCCTCCGACGCACCGACTCTCCCCACGTTGTCCGCTGCCATAGTATATTCGAGAAGCCATGTGGCGACATCGCGATTCTCATGGAGTACATGAACTTGGGTTCCCTCGACTCGCTGCTCAAGACCCATGGTACTTTCTCCGAGCCCAAGCTTGCCGACGTGGCGCGCCAGGTTCTCGACGGCTTGAACTACCTCCATGGGCACAAGATCATCCACCGTGACCTCAAACCCTCTAATCTCTTGGTGAACGACGCGATGGAGGTGAAGATCGCCGATTTTGGAGTCAGCAAGATCATGTGCCGTACGTTGGACGCGTGCAACTCCTACGTCGGCACCTGCGCCTACATGAGCCCCGAACGGTTCGACCCGGATACCTACGGCGGGAACTATAACGGCTACGCCGGTGACATATGGAGCTTGGGGCTGACCTTGTTGGAGCTGTATTTGGGTCATTTCCCGTTCCTTCCGCCGGGTCAGAGGCCCGACTGGGCGGCCCTGATGTGCGCGATCTGTTTCGGAGAGCCGCCGAGCTTGCCGGAGCAAGCGTCAGAGGAGTTCCGGAGCTTCGTTCAATGTTGCTTGCAAAAGGAGTCCAGTAAGCGGTGGACGGCAGCTCAGCTTTTGACCCACCCCTTTGTTTGTAAAGATCAGAGATGA